The genomic region TGTGCATTTTTCTTCATGAGGCAGAGGACATGTTTAAATGAGAAACACATGTAGGCCCATGAACATACAGTAACTTGCACATACAATAACCAGCAGACACAACAGGTTGGGAATTTTTCTGTGTATTTAATGAACAAAACTATCTTTACAAAACTTTAAATGCTTTtgtggtttctttcttttctccagctGCTTACTTCTTCCccatcttcattttgttttgatagCAATGCTCACAGGCAATTGAGAGTCCAACAACCAGGGAAACAAACTCCTCAAAGTCAACGTGGCCGTCACAGTTGCTGTCCAGATCCTTCATGATTTTGTCCACAGCAGCAGGGTCCTTCTGGGACTGGGTTAAGAGAAGAAGATAAGGGTTGTGAGGTGAGAAAGCTCTGGGTACCGTGTTATGTGATAGAttattaaacaatcaacactTCTCACCTGGAGGAAGGTCGACAGCTCGTTCTCcatcaagtctttgagctgtcGCCGGCTGAGTGCGAAGCGTTCTTTGCCGACGTTGGTGGCGTAGCGGTGGAACACCTTGATGAGTGACTCCATGGCGGTCTCTAGTTCTGAAGGCATGGCTGCTGAGGTGTGTCTGAACTGCatggagaagggaaaaaaagagaagaacattGTTAATCATCACCAATGATAGAATTTATTAGAGACAATTTAGGGTACACTTTTAtgaagaaatgtttgttttgttgatgaTATGGATGAGCTTATCTAAAGGTTTTGAAAGGGTTCAAAAGCCTGACACATTGACATCCATGTCTTGCACTGAAAATGATTTGACTCAATTCAGAGTAAAATGCTGCATGGCGACTAGTCACATCATAGCTCACCACCATTCTCTTCTCTCCGACGCCCTTCCTCACAACATGTAATGCTCACGAGTGGTGGGAGGTCagcaaaagaagaacaaaatcaaTCACAAAACTCAAAAGAGGGTGTATTATGTCTCCAACTGCTGCTGGATGAGAACAGTACAAAAGGAGAAGTGGGAGGGAAAAGTTGAGCGGAGTGGTTTTTTTGAGT from Cyclopterus lumpus isolate fCycLum1 chromosome 11, fCycLum1.pri, whole genome shotgun sequence harbors:
- the s100a10a gene encoding protein S100-A10a isoform X2 encodes the protein MPSELETAMESLIKVFHRYATNVGKERFALSRRQLKDLMENELSTFLQSQKDPAAVDKIMKDLDSNCDGHVDFEEFVSLVVGLSIACEHCYQNKMKMGKK
- the s100a10a gene encoding protein S100-A10a isoform X1, which encodes MVFRHTSAAMPSELETAMESLIKVFHRYATNVGKERFALSRRQLKDLMENELSTFLQSQKDPAAVDKIMKDLDSNCDGHVDFEEFVSLVVGLSIACEHCYQNKMKMGKK